The sequence gtcagcgtcatacactcctctgtacaacgcccacttggtcaaaaagtaaaaacacgcccagttgggcattaagaaactaattagcataaatctaaaattgctcataactagatcaaaattgatagtttttcaaaataaaaaccagttatctacattacagcgccgatcagattatgtaggagacggggcacttataatctggtgacagcctctttaatgtgttCAAAGTCAAGAAACAGACGGCTAAATCTGTAAGATAAGGAGAGTCAGACAGCCTCAAAACGCGTTACTACTTCTGACCAAACCGGCCTATTGTCGCTATGTATACGGAAGCGCCAGAGGAAAGGGATCACGCAGTATTTCTCCTCCCCTCTCCTGCCGCGTCACATCCAGTGTTCAGTTTTCCTGATACAGGTGGAGTAACTCCATCTGCCAAAATGAAATGTttgttttcttattatttttcacGGTATTTTATGTTCCATAAGATGATCCCGACTTCGGACGATGGGAGTCAATGtcacgtgtttttttttcagaacttTGTAATAACATTCCTCATCCCCTCCAATTAACCTCTGATAAACCGTCCCTGGACCCTGGagacaggggtcagcaaccttccacACTCCAgcggttgtaaaactacaactcccagcatctgCTGACATGGGATCTtcagccaaaggctgtcagggcacgCTCGGaaatgtagttttacaacagctggagtgacAATGGTGGCCGACCCCTGACAAAGCCTGAAATCATAACGGAGCAAACAAGAGAATAAAGCAGATGTCACATATTACATGAATATAACAGCGGGTACGTAGAGCCGGACATTTCAACCATTGCTCTGCTACACCGCACACTTGTGATGAGGGGTTCTTTGCAAGTTTCAGCCATGTTTATTCTATCTGTATAGGCCACACCCCTATAACTGCAGTCAAAAATATCTGAATTTGGGctcaaaatggaaaaataaactgTCCACGTATTTACATTACCGATCCTGCCGGGGCATCTCGTGACATCACCTCCGTGGCCTGCAATTGGCAGACTCACCGGACTTGGGAGTAGAAACGGTGAATATATCGTCGTTTgttatttctatacattttcgGAGCAAATGCAGAGATGATAAAATCccaggaaacccctttaacttcaagGCTTGGTGTCCAGGTCATAAATAAGGGAAGGGGATGGGGGGCCACGTCAACAATTGGAGACACTTGATATCACAATAGGAATCATGTTGGAAATTCTCGTAGTGAACACAATTCGTATCACAGATGTATCACAGGCAGCCTACACACAGGGGGTCCAAGTGTTATATGCGGCATAAGAACAGTTTAACACAAGTATGATGCGCCAGTCTGAATGGGGCCTAAAGCTCGGATATCTCCGCTGACACTTGTAGAAATACATCAGCTTCATGTGAGGAACGTTTATGACAAATCCACTGGATCTGTCAAATGTCATAGAtgaggtcccacctatctctagaacggagccccctaaaccccttcTACCTTTTCCTgcggcctcccggccacttcctgattacatggtcaggagatacgaaaaTAGttcagctcgctgagctacgctgtttccgtaagtcccatagtagtgaatggcagttaccacGGAAGCCGTGTAGCATGCAAACTACGCTgcatccgtaactaccattcagttcgatgagacttacggaaacagcatatctCAGCGAGCTGCGCTATTTTCTTAACTCCCAACCATATCGTCAAAAAGTGGCCGGGAAGCATAAAAAAGGTGgagcagggtttagggggcccgttccagatatatccactggatatgtcagatgcgatgtcataaatgtcccctgatgggaaaacccctttaaagactaaAATGCTTTGTATTAGCTTTTcattatagactttaaagtaacatcaggCCACAGCATTTGACCTAAAAAAAACGCTACTAAAAACGCAGCCAAACAGTGTGCGAATCCAGCCGAACACTGAAAGAAACGAGGGAGGAGAGCAGAGGACGTCAGCCCCAAACCAACAGCAGTAGACAGTTGGATTCCTGTCAGAATCCGCAGGACAGCCGATACGTACAGGAGCTGCACAAACTCTACAGCAACAACACAGTTAGAAGTTTTTAATGATTATTGAGGAAGTTGAAACAATCCTGCTTGTGTATTTCTGGTGTGCTCTGGTATAGTCAGTTTAATTATTAGACTCCTCACTGAGGTATTATTTTAATCGCGTCATTTTTGGGCCGCTTTTTTTACACCTGCAGGAAGAAGTtgaaaatgtgatttttatttattaaattaatatttataataaatcaatttagcagcttttaaaaaaagaaataaaaactttAATAAGAGAAGAAACGCATCGTTTGGTCAAATACTCTCCATGTCAAGAAGTCAAATAACAGTCTGTATAGATCTTCAGCAGAGAAGGCATGCGCGCGTGGAGCAGAAATTTATGGCACGCGTGGAGCGGAATTGTATGTCCAGTACATAAATGAGGGACTCTATGCTTCTTGCTTAGATGTTTCTATAAGGCAGCACCTATTGTAAATCCGGTCCTACAAACGAGAGAAGTCAAGACGCTTGCGGAAACTCTACAAAAACCTTCTACGTGACGCACGAGGACATCGGATGTGACCTCCAGCTACGGAAAATCTGCTTGTTAGCAAATCGGATCACATCTGAAATTATAGGGAAAACGTGCGCTGATGCACTGGACCCATATACATATTTTGCCACCcaatgtttttgtttattttgagACATCTTATTCCGATGCTTGGAGACTCTACTTCTCCTGTGAATGCGACAACGAACAGCCAATTGCACTCTCTGAGAGTTATAGTTATGTGCCAGGACGGCTAACTTAGTCCTAGCCTCCAAAGCGTCTGACTGGAAGCGCGTTCTCTCTGGAATATATTTTAAGACTAAACTGTGGAAAAAGTCCAATTGGCCTTTGTGACAGAGCGCGGTTATACGGCTCAAGTCCCCGAGGAGTGTCTGGTCAGTCATGATTTCCTTCACGTGTTGGTAAGCCGGGTCTTTTTGACATAACCACGGAGGTCGATCATTTTCTTCGGCTGTTAGCGGAGGGTGCGCACAAGAATTAAACTGTTTTAGGTCGGCCCAGCTATGCTGTCCAGTTATATGGTGAAGATACGACAGCCATTTCTCAAGAGTCAACTGCTCTTGACCTCGGCTCGAACCCGTAGAGAACCGAAGATGGTTTGTGAGATCGGGAATCCATTCGGCAATTTTGGCGCAGCCGCTTTTGAGACTGGCTGCCATTAATTTCTTACGGAACCTTTTGCAATATTTCCATAAGTCATATTTATAGGAGATGTCCTCGTAGCGCTCCTCCATAAAGTTATGTAAAGCAACGCGCTTATCTGTAGAGACCGTCTCAATGGAGAAACCTTCATCAAGAAGACTGTCCAAGCTGTTCTTGTATGCAAATTTCTCCAAGGTCATTGCTGAAGTCAAACGGGTGGACTGTCCTATATGGAAATCAAGAATTCTTTTGGTTGTGGACTCCAGgaatgtatatgtgcagtatttGCCGTTATGACCAAAGGAACCAAATCGTCCATCACCTACAAGACTAACTGGATGACCGCGTAAGTAACTCTGGCTTCTCTGCTGTTCTTTAAACCAATAAAAGTCAATGATGGGAAACATATACTTTCTTTGCAACACAGAATATCTGCTTGGCGAGACGAAAGGAAGTCCCATAAAGGTGAACATCTCGTGAACTTTTTGAAAGTTGCCGCCACTGAAGAGCACTGCCGAGGAACATATCAAGTCCCCAATGCCCGTCCTCCCCTTAACAGGTTGGCTTTGCCACAGGCAGCAAATGTGACCACCCGAGCAGTATCCGACGACGGTTAACATGGTGCCGGTCACATGCTTCTCAATCCCAGAAACGCTCGCCTTGCATCCATCTCCGTAAGAGCATTTTAGGTGTTGCAGGAGTTCGTCCAGGCAGGATTCAAACACTAAAAATTTCCGTTCGTTTACCAGTCGATCCGCATTCTTCTTATCTTTGGGAGCGACGTAAGACTCGTTGTCGCTGGAGTCGTAACTTCGAGAGTCCTCGGTGGAACGCGAGTCATCGGTAGGATACATGTGATCGTGTCGTATTTTCCATGGTTCTGCCACAGAAGGATTACGGAATTCAGGCTCTGTACATGTAGCGGCATCCACCATCTTGACATAGCGATCTGACGGTGGAAGAAGCCACGCATGACTAGTCTCTGTGCTCGCATTCTTTTTACCCCATTTTGGATCGGTGCTGGTTTTCTTAGCTCTCATCCCCTGAAACGGGATGGTCCTCGTTCCAACTTCTCTCGTTTGATAGTATATATCGGTGCGCGTGCTAACGTCCTTGCAGGTAACGGTCGTTGTCGTGCTCGCAACCTTGTATTTAGATTCTGGAGGCGCCAACAACTGCCGGTTATAAGCCTCGAGGAGCGTCTGGTAGTCTTGGCTTACAGGATCAAACCGAGGTCTCTTGGAAGGGGGAGATGCGTCTTCCATGCATAAATCGGAATCATCGATAATTTTGGGAAAGATGGATGGCACAGCCTCGTCATGAAGGATCGGTCTATTGTCCCGGAGGACGTAACAGTCTGGAGTGAAATGGTCGGAACAAATGCGAAATGATCTCCTGGCCCGTAAAATTCGATGAGCAAATGAATCGAGGTTTCCAAaattctgtcctatcagcaggagccAGTGCTTGATTTTCTGCAGATCGGAGGGGAAGTCGTACATTCGGATCCCTCTGGACGACAGATTCTTACGTGTTGTATTTTTGCAGAGTTTTACGATACACTTCGACATGACTCCGGTCTGCAAAAAAATCAGAGACAAAGTGTAATAATCAGATCGGCCGCTGATGCAGAGACACATTTGTTGcctggaaagctggatgacattcAATATGGTctccattacagctcccacaggggccatcacccagctttcccagactcctgaccaCATCTACTCAGCTCTGCAGTCATAGGCGGAAAGTTGGGTCGTAATGTCGGTATGATTTGGAAAACAAGATGACAACTAAACGCAAGTATAAGAAAGGGCTGAACTGAACATTTAACAACCCGACATTTCCTAGCACTGGAGGACGCCGTTAACCTGCTGGATGTAGTAGAGCGCGCGACAACCTCCGGCAATCccatggagaatgaatggagcggcaataCGTTCATACAGAGGACTCGGAACCCCTCACACACTTATTccttatcctgtagataggtgataagtggTTTGGCGGAAAACCCCTATATACTTTCCTCCGCCGCGGGAGAACCCCTATATACTTTCCTCCACCGCGGGAGAACCCCTATATACTTTCCTCCGCCGCGGGAGAACCCCTATATACTTTCCTCCACCGCGGGAGAACCCAATACTTTCCTCCGCCGCGGGAGAACC is a genomic window of Rhinoderma darwinii isolate aRhiDar2 chromosome 7, aRhiDar2.hap1, whole genome shotgun sequence containing:
- the LOC142656917 gene encoding uncharacterized protein LOC142656917, with protein sequence MSKCIVKLCKNTTRKNLSSRGIRMYDFPSDLQKIKHWLLLIGQNFGNLDSFAHRILRARRSFRICSDHFTPDCYVLRDNRPILHDEAVPSIFPKIIDDSDLCMEDASPPSKRPRFDPVSQDYQTLLEAYNRQLLAPPESKYKVASTTTTVTCKDVSTRTDIYYQTREVGTRTIPFQGMRAKKTSTDPKWGKKNASTETSHAWLLPPSDRYVKMVDAATCTEPEFRNPSVAEPWKIRHDHMYPTDDSRSTEDSRSYDSSDNESYVAPKDKKNADRLVNERKFLVFESCLDELLQHLKCSYGDGCKASVSGIEKHVTGTMLTVVGYCSGGHICCLWQSQPVKGRTGIGDLICSSAVLFSGGNFQKVHEMFTFMGLPFVSPSRYSVLQRKYMFPIIDFYWFKEQQRSQSYLRGHPVSLVGDGRFGSFGHNGKYCTYTFLESTTKRILDFHIGQSTRLTSAMTLEKFAYKNSLDSLLDEGFSIETVSTDKRVALHNFMEERYEDISYKYDLWKYCKRFRKKLMAASLKSGCAKIAEWIPDLTNHLRFSTGSSRGQEQLTLEKWLSYLHHITGQHSWADLKQFNSCAHPPLTAEENDRPPWLCQKDPAYQHVKEIMTDQTLLGDLSRITALCHKGQLDFFHSLVLKYIPERTRFQSDALEARTKLAVLAHNYNSQRVQLAVRCRIHRRSRVSKHRNKMSQNKQKHWVAKYVYGSSASAHVFPIISDVIRFANKQIFRSWRSHPMSSCVT